Proteins found in one Alicyclobacillus cycloheptanicus genomic segment:
- the cphA gene encoding cyanophycin synthetase, with protein sequence MKILWARHIDGPNVYIYKPILVARIDLGRFTERESCEFQGFSDRLLRLLPGLREHHCAKGAPGGFVERLYGGTYFGHIVEHVAIELACCLGLDVHYGKTLYAGGMGQYDIVMECKAFECQRLLLDEAIQLVQAMVDGQTWNLEQTLARAQRLLRETGLGPSTQAIVDAAVRRGIPVRRIGTGSLIQLGYGCARKLVEATVTEQTSAVAVDIACDKQMTKQLLRDAALPVPAGGTASSLEEALKLFERLGAPVVVKPQNGNQGRGVSLNLNTPEELRDAFDIAREYADHVIVEQYVEGRNFRLLVVGGRFVAASERIPARVVGDGTQTVRSLVEQANRDPRRGDDHELPLSKIVLDSVARNHLRRQGRTLDDVPAVGESVWLRDSANLSTGGEAVDMTDDLHASYRRLAERVAKVIGLDVCGIDLIIGDPQVPSDETTCFVIEVNACPGIRMHEHPSYGTARRAGEAIVSSLFPTGQGRIPIISITGTNGKTTTTRLIGHGIGQSGKTVGMTTTGGIFIGGECVSTGDTTGPDSARVVLSDPSVEVAVLETARGGIVRGGLAYDKANVAVMTNIAMDHIGQDGVDTIEDLMHIKSLVAECVADDGTVVLNADDERLVALSKRLNANIVFCSMTDDNPVLMRHLARGGVGYYVSRGWLVEARGHLTWEISPISEIPLTLGGIAQFQVENCLAAVAAMRAYGLTRQQIAHALATFSPLADNPGRCVLYRMPGGGHVMLDYGHNPDGFVKIGRWLKRVPHRRLIGVVGVPGDRADAVIRQSASCLAEVFDAFVVKEDVDKRGRREGEVAAILASQIAKKCPEKPCAIVLSEGEALARAIQDMGQDDIVAVFYEKLSVVQQTVEGLGGQPVADFQPLAAGHPMAISL encoded by the coding sequence ATGAAGATCTTGTGGGCACGTCACATCGATGGGCCAAACGTTTATATTTATAAGCCTATCCTGGTTGCCCGTATCGATCTTGGACGATTTACAGAACGGGAAAGCTGCGAATTTCAGGGGTTCTCCGACCGGCTGCTGCGACTCCTGCCAGGGCTGCGTGAACACCACTGTGCGAAGGGCGCGCCTGGCGGGTTTGTTGAACGGCTGTACGGAGGAACGTACTTTGGACATATTGTGGAACACGTTGCCATCGAACTGGCCTGCTGTCTGGGCCTGGACGTTCACTATGGAAAAACCCTGTATGCTGGCGGCATGGGCCAGTACGACATCGTCATGGAGTGCAAGGCGTTTGAGTGCCAGCGTCTGCTGCTCGATGAAGCCATTCAACTGGTTCAGGCGATGGTGGATGGACAGACGTGGAACCTCGAACAGACGCTTGCGCGAGCGCAGCGGCTCCTCCGGGAAACGGGGCTGGGTCCCAGCACGCAGGCCATCGTGGACGCAGCCGTCCGGCGCGGCATTCCGGTGCGGCGCATCGGAACCGGCAGTCTCATTCAACTGGGGTATGGGTGTGCGCGTAAATTGGTGGAAGCGACGGTGACTGAGCAGACGTCCGCGGTGGCGGTGGATATTGCCTGCGACAAGCAGATGACGAAGCAGCTGCTGCGGGATGCAGCCTTGCCGGTGCCAGCGGGCGGTACTGCCAGCAGTCTGGAGGAGGCGCTGAAGCTGTTTGAGCGGCTCGGTGCGCCGGTGGTCGTCAAACCGCAAAACGGAAACCAGGGACGTGGTGTAAGCCTCAACCTGAACACCCCAGAGGAACTGCGGGACGCATTCGACATCGCGAGAGAATATGCGGACCACGTCATTGTGGAACAGTACGTTGAAGGTCGAAACTTCCGGCTGCTCGTCGTCGGCGGCCGTTTTGTCGCAGCCAGTGAGCGCATTCCCGCTCGTGTCGTCGGTGATGGTACGCAGACGGTTCGGTCCCTGGTCGAACAGGCCAACCGGGACCCGCGCCGCGGCGACGACCACGAACTGCCGTTAAGCAAGATTGTGCTGGACTCGGTCGCACGCAATCACTTGCGCCGGCAGGGGCGCACGCTGGACGATGTGCCGGCTGTCGGAGAAAGCGTGTGGCTGCGCGACAGCGCCAACCTGTCGACGGGCGGGGAAGCGGTCGATATGACGGACGACCTGCATGCGTCGTACCGCCGGCTGGCCGAGCGGGTGGCGAAGGTGATTGGGCTTGATGTGTGCGGCATCGACCTCATCATCGGCGACCCGCAGGTTCCCAGTGACGAAACAACCTGCTTTGTCATCGAGGTCAACGCGTGTCCGGGCATTCGCATGCATGAACACCCCTCGTACGGCACGGCGCGCAGAGCTGGAGAAGCCATTGTCAGCAGCCTGTTTCCGACGGGGCAAGGGCGGATCCCGATTATCTCCATCACCGGGACCAACGGCAAGACAACGACGACGCGGCTCATCGGCCACGGCATTGGACAGAGTGGCAAGACGGTTGGGATGACGACGACGGGCGGGATTTTCATCGGCGGCGAATGTGTCTCGACCGGCGACACCACGGGGCCCGACAGCGCGCGCGTGGTGCTGTCCGACCCGAGCGTGGAGGTGGCCGTTCTGGAAACGGCGCGCGGCGGCATCGTTCGCGGCGGGCTGGCGTATGACAAGGCGAATGTGGCCGTCATGACCAATATCGCCATGGATCACATCGGCCAGGATGGGGTCGACACGATTGAGGATTTGATGCACATCAAATCCTTGGTCGCGGAGTGCGTGGCCGACGACGGGACCGTGGTGCTCAACGCGGATGACGAGCGGCTGGTCGCTTTGTCGAAGCGCCTTAACGCCAACATTGTCTTCTGCTCCATGACCGATGACAACCCGGTGCTGATGCGGCACCTGGCACGCGGCGGCGTCGGTTACTATGTGTCCCGCGGCTGGCTGGTGGAGGCGAGAGGGCACCTGACCTGGGAAATCTCGCCGATTTCCGAAATTCCGTTGACGCTGGGCGGCATCGCGCAGTTTCAGGTCGAAAACTGCCTGGCGGCAGTGGCGGCCATGCGCGCATACGGCCTGACGCGCCAGCAGATTGCCCATGCGCTGGCCACCTTCTCGCCGCTTGCGGACAACCCCGGGCGCTGCGTGTTGTACCGCATGCCTGGCGGCGGCCACGTCATGCTCGACTATGGGCACAACCCGGACGGCTTTGTGAAAATCGGACGGTGGCTGAAGCGGGTGCCGCACCGGCGGTTGATTGGGGTCGTCGGTGTGCCGGGGGACCGGGCCGACGCCGTGATCCGGCAAAGTGCTTCCTGTCTCGCAGAGGTGTTTGACGCGTTTGTGGTCAAGGAAGACGTCGACAAGCGCGGCCGCCGCGAGGGCGAGGTCGCCGCGATTTTGGCCTCGCAGATTGCGAAGAAGTGCCCCGAAAAGCCCTGCGCGATTGTGCTGTCCGAAGGGGAGGCGCTGGCCCGCGCGATTCAGGACATGGGGCAGGACGACATTGTCGCGGTCTTCTACGAGAAACTGTCCGTCGTCCAGCAGACGGTGGAAGGCCTGGGCGGTCAGCCGGTGGCGGACTTTCAGCCGCTCGCGGCAGGCCATCCGATGGCCATTTCGCTGTAG
- the ispE gene encoding 4-(cytidine 5'-diphospho)-2-C-methyl-D-erythritol kinase, with product MSIEVVRTSDTLESIEVQAVLAERAYAKINLTLDVVGRRPDGYHEVDMVMQTIDLSDLIWLERIESGLQVGSPASHIPLDHRNLAYMAAAAFLKHTRVSQGVRIWIEKQIPVAAGLAGGSADAAAVLRGMNRLFGTGLTLDELADIGAAIGSDVPFCVYGGCAVATGRGERIRRLAHPLKAWVVLVHPPVHVSTADVYGAVTPADYAARPLSPRMTEALIDADVDEINHLVRNGLQPITEQLYPEVALLRQRMANVAKVPVHMSGSGPTLYCLTPTQSAGQRLYNAFRGFAKEVYLSRFV from the coding sequence ATGAGCATTGAGGTTGTCCGAACATCGGATACACTTGAATCAATCGAGGTGCAGGCTGTGCTCGCGGAACGGGCGTATGCAAAAATCAACTTGACGCTGGATGTGGTCGGAAGGCGCCCGGACGGCTATCACGAAGTGGACATGGTGATGCAGACCATCGACCTGTCCGACCTCATCTGGCTGGAACGCATCGAATCCGGCCTGCAGGTTGGTTCTCCGGCGTCCCACATTCCGCTCGACCATCGCAACCTGGCGTACATGGCGGCGGCAGCGTTCTTGAAACACACCCGGGTTTCGCAGGGCGTGCGCATCTGGATTGAGAAGCAGATTCCCGTCGCGGCGGGGCTCGCCGGCGGCTCGGCCGACGCAGCGGCGGTGCTGCGCGGCATGAACCGGTTGTTTGGCACCGGGTTGACCCTCGATGAGCTCGCGGACATCGGGGCGGCGATTGGGTCTGACGTGCCGTTTTGCGTCTATGGAGGATGCGCCGTGGCGACGGGCCGCGGCGAGCGGATCCGCCGCCTGGCGCACCCGCTCAAAGCGTGGGTGGTCCTGGTGCACCCGCCGGTGCACGTGTCGACCGCTGATGTCTACGGGGCTGTGACACCAGCGGACTATGCGGCCCGGCCGCTCAGTCCCCGCATGACGGAGGCACTCATCGATGCCGATGTCGACGAAATCAACCACCTGGTTCGCAACGGGCTTCAGCCCATCACGGAGCAGCTGTATCCGGAGGTGGCGCTCTTGCGCCAGCGCATGGCCAACGTGGCCAAGGTGCCTGTCCACATGTCGGGCAGCGGTCCGACCTTGTACTGCCTGACTCCGACCCAATCGGCCGGGCAGCGCCTGTACAACGCGTTCCGCGGTTTCGCGAAAGAAGTGTACTTGTCCCGGTTTGTCTAG
- the purR gene encoding pur operon repressor, giving the protein MQRSERFIRLTKWLVDRPNVPLSLSELSSRLNTAKSSLSEDMARIRAVLEAEGEGTVTSLHGMAGGVKYQAGVSRARREAFCADMVRRLSDPSRILPGGFLYMSDLLGDPDVLDTVGQLFASRFENVGVNVVVTVETKGITLAAATARYLHVPLAIVRREQRVTEGAALGIHYISGSERRIQTMSLSKRAMPASARAVIVDDFMRAGATAKAVENLLSEFSAEVAGTAVFTATAEPARKLVSDYTALFELGAIAEGQPVDVRVDRAWFEPDVHPASAAVEPPNAVDHSKNV; this is encoded by the coding sequence GTGCAGCGGTCAGAGCGTTTCATCCGGTTGACCAAGTGGCTCGTCGACCGTCCCAATGTTCCGTTGTCGCTCTCGGAACTCTCCAGCCGGCTGAACACGGCCAAGTCGTCGCTGAGTGAAGACATGGCCCGCATTCGCGCCGTGCTGGAAGCGGAAGGGGAGGGGACAGTCACCTCGCTCCATGGCATGGCAGGCGGCGTCAAGTACCAGGCGGGCGTATCGCGTGCGCGGCGGGAGGCGTTTTGCGCCGACATGGTTCGCCGCCTGTCCGACCCCTCGCGCATTTTGCCTGGCGGGTTTCTCTACATGTCGGACCTCCTTGGCGATCCCGACGTACTCGACACGGTTGGGCAGCTGTTTGCCAGCCGGTTTGAGAACGTGGGCGTCAATGTGGTGGTCACCGTCGAAACCAAGGGCATCACGCTGGCGGCTGCGACTGCGCGCTACCTGCACGTGCCGCTCGCCATCGTGCGGCGGGAGCAGCGCGTGACCGAGGGGGCGGCGCTCGGGATCCACTACATCTCGGGGTCGGAACGTCGGATTCAGACCATGTCGTTGTCCAAACGCGCGATGCCGGCATCCGCGCGCGCAGTCATTGTCGACGACTTCATGCGTGCGGGTGCGACTGCCAAGGCGGTGGAGAACCTGCTGTCCGAGTTCTCCGCGGAAGTTGCGGGCACGGCCGTCTTCACGGCGACCGCAGAACCGGCCCGGAAACTGGTCAGTGACTACACGGCGCTGTTCGAACTTGGCGCCATTGCGGAAGGTCAGCCCGTCGATGTGCGCGTCGACCGCGCGTGGTTCGAGCCCGACGTCCATCCGGCGTCCGCCGCTGTCGAGCCGCCCAACGCTGTCGATCATTCCAAAAATGTGTAA
- a CDS encoding RidA family protein, whose protein sequence is MNQITTSQAPAAIGPYAQAVQIGDFVFTSGQIPLRPDGTLVEGDVRAQTEQVLKNLDAVLQAAGLRKENVVKATIFMTDLGQFQTVNEVYAEYLGAHRPARSTVQVAALPRGAQVEIEFIAHK, encoded by the coding sequence ATGAATCAAATTACCACCAGTCAGGCGCCAGCGGCCATTGGGCCCTATGCGCAGGCCGTGCAAATCGGGGATTTTGTGTTCACTTCGGGGCAGATTCCGCTGCGCCCAGACGGCACTCTGGTCGAAGGAGACGTTCGAGCCCAGACGGAGCAAGTGCTGAAAAATCTTGATGCGGTCCTGCAAGCGGCCGGGCTGCGGAAGGAGAACGTGGTCAAGGCGACCATCTTCATGACCGACTTGGGGCAGTTCCAAACGGTCAATGAAGTGTACGCCGAATACCTTGGCGCGCACCGTCCGGCCCGCTCGACGGTGCAGGTTGCAGCCCTGCCGCGCGGGGCGCAGGTCGAGATCGAATTTATTGCGCACAAATAA
- the spoVG gene encoding septation regulator SpoVG translates to MQITDVRLRKVVSEGRMKAIASITIDGEFVVHDIRVIDGNNGMFVAMPSKKTPDGEFRDIAHPISSATRQKIQDAVLYAYNRADFSEESVQEPSA, encoded by the coding sequence GTGCAAATTACAGATGTTCGTCTTCGCAAAGTGGTCAGTGAAGGGCGCATGAAGGCCATCGCGTCAATTACCATCGATGGAGAATTTGTAGTTCACGATATTCGCGTAATTGACGGAAACAACGGTATGTTTGTCGCGATGCCGAGTAAGAAAACGCCGGATGGGGAGTTTCGGGATATTGCACACCCCATCTCGTCCGCAACGCGTCAAAAAATACAAGATGCAGTCCTGTACGCTTACAACCGGGCTGATTTCTCGGAGGAGTCTGTACAGGAACCCAGCGCGTAG
- the glmU gene encoding bifunctional UDP-N-acetylglucosamine diphosphorylase/glucosamine-1-phosphate N-acetyltransferase GlmU, whose amino-acid sequence MGRSAIVLAAGLGTRMKSKHHKVLHTVCGKPMIVHILDELEKLQLEQIIVVVGQQRETVAAAVAGRADIAIQDEQLGTGHAVQCAMPHLAEGMDTTVVLYGDAPLIRAQTIDALLETQASRHASAVVLTATVSNPAGLGRVVLGQDNRLERIVEEKDATPEERAIHQINTGIYAFDTADLRQALGALKPENAQGEYYLTDTIAILRAAGKPVLAQAVDDPEEILSVNDRVQLSVVEKTLQRRIREHWMRQGVTMVDPDQVYIGLDVEIGRDTVLYPGTFLEGRTVIGEDCTVGPNTRLVDTTVQAGAVVQSSVALECVIGPEAAVGPFAYLRPGTEIGARVKIGDFVEVKKSTIGDDTKISHLAYVGDARVGQRVNIGCGVITVNYDGKDKHQTVIGNDSFVGSNVNLIAPVEIGDGAYVCAGSTITDTVPNDGFAIARSRQVTKADYVQSWQKKRQETEK is encoded by the coding sequence GTGGGCAGAAGCGCAATTGTGTTGGCGGCTGGCCTTGGCACGCGCATGAAGTCGAAACACCACAAGGTGCTGCACACCGTCTGCGGCAAACCCATGATTGTGCATATCCTGGATGAACTCGAAAAGCTTCAACTGGAGCAAATCATTGTCGTGGTGGGTCAACAACGGGAAACCGTGGCGGCGGCTGTGGCGGGACGCGCAGACATCGCGATCCAAGACGAACAGCTGGGCACGGGCCACGCGGTTCAATGTGCGATGCCGCACTTGGCCGAAGGGATGGATACCACCGTGGTCTTATACGGGGATGCACCGCTCATTCGGGCACAGACCATCGATGCGCTGCTGGAGACCCAGGCTTCGAGACACGCTTCGGCGGTCGTGTTGACGGCGACCGTGTCCAACCCGGCCGGATTGGGGCGGGTTGTTCTGGGGCAGGACAACCGTCTCGAACGGATTGTGGAAGAAAAGGATGCGACACCGGAAGAGCGGGCCATTCACCAAATCAACACCGGAATTTACGCGTTTGATACCGCTGACCTGCGGCAGGCGCTCGGTGCGCTGAAGCCGGAAAACGCGCAGGGTGAGTACTACCTCACGGATACCATCGCGATTTTGCGGGCAGCGGGCAAGCCGGTCCTGGCGCAGGCGGTCGATGACCCGGAGGAAATTCTCAGCGTGAACGACCGGGTGCAGTTGTCGGTGGTCGAAAAGACGCTGCAGCGGCGCATTCGGGAGCACTGGATGCGGCAGGGTGTGACGATGGTCGATCCGGACCAGGTATACATCGGCCTGGATGTGGAAATTGGCCGGGATACGGTGCTGTACCCGGGGACCTTTCTGGAAGGGCGGACGGTGATTGGCGAAGACTGTACCGTCGGTCCGAACACACGACTGGTCGATACCACGGTTCAGGCAGGAGCTGTCGTCCAATCCTCGGTCGCGCTTGAATGCGTCATCGGGCCAGAAGCGGCGGTCGGTCCGTTCGCCTACCTCCGTCCGGGGACGGAAATTGGCGCCCGTGTGAAAATCGGGGATTTTGTCGAAGTGAAGAAGTCCACAATTGGCGATGATACGAAGATTAGTCATCTGGCATACGTGGGGGACGCAAGGGTTGGGCAGCGCGTCAACATTGGCTGCGGTGTCATTACGGTGAACTACGACGGTAAGGACAAACACCAGACGGTGATTGGGAACGACAGCTTTGTCGGCTCCAACGTGAACCTCATCGCACCCGTTGAAATTGGGGACGGGGCGTATGTATGTGCCGGATCGACCATCACGGACACGGTTCCGAACGACGGGTTCGCCATCGCGCGAAGCCGTCAGGTCACCAAAGCGGATTATGTCCAGTCATGGCAGAAGAAACGCCAGGAGACAGAGAAATAG
- a CDS encoding ribose-phosphate diphosphokinase, translating into MPRDGDLKIFTGNANPELAQEIADHIGVALGECSVSRFMDGEVRIKLGESVRGSNVFVIQPTSAPVNEHLMELLIMIDALKRASARQINVVIPYYGYARQDRKARARDPITAKLVANLLEKAGADRIICMDLHAGQIQGFFDIPLDHLIGMPILANYFLAKNIENPVVVSPDMGGVTRARALAERLGAPLAIIDKRRPDVNVAEVMNIIGDIQDKTAILIDDMIDTAGTITLGAKALINRGAKAVYACCIHPVLSGEGVKRLEQSDILEVIVTNTIHLPPEKRIAKIKVLSVAELIAEAILRIHTHRSISQLFD; encoded by the coding sequence ATGCCAAGAGACGGAGATTTGAAAATTTTTACGGGTAACGCCAATCCCGAACTGGCGCAGGAGATTGCCGACCATATTGGCGTCGCGCTGGGGGAGTGCTCGGTCAGCCGCTTCATGGACGGAGAAGTTCGCATTAAACTGGGGGAGAGCGTTCGGGGCAGCAATGTCTTTGTGATTCAGCCCACCTCGGCGCCTGTCAATGAACACCTGATGGAACTCCTCATCATGATTGATGCGCTCAAGCGCGCTTCGGCGCGTCAGATCAACGTGGTCATCCCGTATTACGGGTACGCCCGGCAGGACCGCAAGGCGCGCGCCCGCGACCCCATCACCGCGAAGCTGGTCGCGAACTTGCTGGAAAAGGCGGGGGCCGACCGGATCATCTGTATGGACCTGCACGCCGGGCAAATTCAGGGGTTCTTCGACATTCCGCTCGACCATCTGATTGGCATGCCGATTCTCGCCAACTATTTCCTGGCGAAAAACATTGAGAACCCCGTCGTCGTCTCGCCGGATATGGGCGGCGTCACGCGGGCGCGGGCGCTCGCGGAACGCCTTGGCGCCCCGCTGGCGATTATTGACAAGCGCCGTCCGGATGTGAACGTGGCGGAAGTCATGAACATTATCGGCGATATTCAGGACAAGACAGCGATTCTGATTGACGACATGATTGATACAGCGGGGACGATTACCTTGGGGGCCAAAGCCCTCATCAACCGCGGGGCCAAGGCCGTGTACGCCTGCTGCATTCACCCCGTGCTCTCCGGCGAAGGGGTGAAGCGGCTGGAGCAGTCCGACATTCTCGAGGTGATTGTGACCAACACCATTCATTTGCCGCCGGAAAAGCGAATCGCAAAAATCAAGGTGTTATCGGTCGCAGAACTCATCGCGGAAGCGATTTTGCGGATTCACACGCACCGCTCCATCAGCCAGCTGTTTGATTGA
- a CDS encoding 50S ribosomal protein L25 yields the protein MEHLIMEAAARTGHAALSQLRQDGLVPAVLYGGQEAPVSITVAEKDLERAKVGSKNLVELRVNGENVSAFWQDVQRDPVSRRILHADFYRVDLSAHVDVRVPLHLHGVEAVEKRGGVVQQQTRELEIRALPSDVPEYISVYVGDMEIGDHIEVAKVVLPPGVTSRTSGQVVVASVIAPKQAASVPSAETPPGAESTSES from the coding sequence GTGGAACATCTCATCATGGAAGCAGCGGCGCGCACTGGTCATGCCGCTTTGAGCCAGCTCCGTCAGGACGGGCTTGTGCCGGCTGTGCTGTACGGCGGTCAGGAAGCGCCAGTGTCGATTACGGTAGCGGAAAAAGACCTGGAGCGGGCGAAGGTAGGTTCGAAAAACTTGGTAGAGTTGCGGGTCAACGGAGAGAACGTGTCTGCCTTTTGGCAGGATGTTCAGCGTGATCCGGTGTCCCGCAGGATTTTGCATGCCGATTTTTACAGAGTTGACTTGTCCGCGCACGTCGACGTCCGCGTGCCGCTCCACCTGCACGGCGTGGAGGCGGTGGAAAAGCGCGGCGGCGTTGTGCAGCAGCAGACGCGTGAACTGGAGATTCGCGCCCTGCCCTCGGACGTGCCAGAGTATATCTCCGTCTATGTCGGAGATATGGAAATTGGCGACCACATCGAAGTTGCAAAGGTGGTTCTGCCGCCGGGCGTGACGTCGCGAACGAGCGGGCAGGTTGTGGTTGCCTCTGTCATTGCGCCGAAGCAGGCGGCATCGGTGCCGAGCGCAGAGACACCGCCGGGCGCCGAGTCAACGAGTGAGTCGTAG
- the pth gene encoding aminoacyl-tRNA hydrolase, whose protein sequence is MKLIVGLGNPGKQYEATRHNAGFWVVDALAARLGVTCGKSKWKALVEETRIGTERVILCKPQTYMNQSGESVREIAHYFSELAPERDLIVIYDDMDFPVGTLRLRLQGSAGGHNGMRSIIQHMGTQQFARVRLGIGRPADKSQVMQYVLSPFPASEREVVQSMVDKAADAVHFAVENSFSLAMNRFNT, encoded by the coding sequence ATGAAGTTGATTGTCGGTCTGGGCAATCCGGGGAAGCAGTACGAAGCCACGCGTCACAACGCTGGGTTCTGGGTGGTCGACGCCTTGGCCGCCCGCCTCGGCGTGACGTGCGGCAAATCCAAGTGGAAGGCGCTTGTGGAAGAGACCCGCATCGGGACGGAGCGGGTCATTTTGTGCAAGCCGCAAACCTACATGAACCAAAGCGGCGAGTCGGTTCGGGAAATTGCGCACTACTTTTCGGAGCTCGCGCCGGAGCGAGACCTGATTGTCATCTATGACGATATGGACTTTCCCGTTGGTACGCTGCGGCTGCGCCTGCAGGGGAGCGCCGGCGGGCACAACGGCATGCGGTCCATCATCCAGCACATGGGAACCCAGCAGTTCGCGCGCGTCCGCCTGGGGATTGGCCGGCCAGCCGACAAGTCGCAGGTGATGCAGTACGTGCTGAGCCCCTTTCCGGCCAGCGAGCGCGAAGTGGTTCAGTCGATGGTCGACAAGGCGGCGGATGCCGTCCATTTTGCTGTGGAGAACAGTTTTTCGCTTGCCATGAACCGGTTCAACACATAA
- a CDS encoding anti-sigma-F factor Fin, which produces MRIEYYCRHCKQFIGALDRPSWTKEDAERFCGFQQLTPVERAESIAYNDDRGTMYVRTVCDHCQRAVEAHPELLVEGNLFQ; this is translated from the coding sequence GTGCGAATCGAATACTACTGTCGGCATTGCAAACAGTTTATTGGCGCCTTGGACCGTCCATCGTGGACGAAAGAAGATGCGGAGCGCTTCTGTGGATTTCAGCAGTTGACGCCGGTGGAGCGGGCTGAATCCATCGCATATAATGATGATCGCGGCACGATGTACGTTCGAACGGTTTGCGATCATTGCCAGCGTGCGGTAGAAGCGCATCCAGAGCTGCTCGTGGAAGGGAATTTGTTTCAGTAG